Proteins from one Vibrio coralliirubri genomic window:
- a CDS encoding sulfate ABC transporter permease, whose protein sequence is MKRIITSVLCASMASPAFANIELTDNLSLSGFGSTSWATSDNDNPLIINRGFTDESCYDCDTTFGVQLDYFYNSFKASVQVVKPPQYDWSEPQLEWAYLGYEFNDFDVSVGRLRLPLFLASEYYYVGQAYMTARPPTEVYNSVLGITAFNGIKVSWTHDVSDEATLLLSPFFGIKDKNEVDFNSSTELEFETNRMFGANLQLSGENYRWNLSFLDSNFDQTVKIKNVGTLPTADNQHIQLWSLGAEYELGQAVLASEGQISDFSSSMYASLGYRLDLFTPYVVYGAEFDSHEHLTGNSYLIGVDYDVLPNVSINGEVQYFEARKANGAFVEEFYPRSAFDDKDAVLYTIMLSFVF, encoded by the coding sequence ATGAAAAGAATAATTACGTCAGTGTTATGTGCCTCAATGGCCTCTCCGGCTTTTGCGAATATCGAACTTACCGATAATTTATCCTTGAGTGGCTTTGGCTCAACGTCTTGGGCAACATCGGATAACGATAATCCATTAATCATCAACCGCGGTTTTACTGATGAGAGCTGTTACGACTGTGATACCACATTTGGTGTTCAACTCGATTACTTCTACAATTCATTCAAAGCTTCCGTGCAAGTTGTAAAGCCACCCCAATATGATTGGAGTGAGCCTCAGCTAGAGTGGGCTTACTTAGGTTATGAATTTAATGACTTTGATGTCAGCGTTGGTCGATTACGACTACCATTATTCCTTGCCTCTGAGTACTACTATGTGGGCCAAGCCTATATGACAGCAAGGCCACCAACAGAGGTATACAATTCCGTCTTAGGCATTACTGCGTTCAATGGTATTAAAGTGAGTTGGACTCATGATGTCAGTGACGAAGCAACGCTATTACTCTCCCCCTTCTTCGGTATAAAAGACAAAAACGAAGTCGACTTTAATTCGAGTACTGAGCTGGAATTTGAAACCAATCGAATGTTCGGTGCCAACCTTCAATTGAGTGGTGAAAATTATCGTTGGAATTTATCTTTCCTAGATTCAAATTTTGACCAAACAGTAAAGATTAAAAACGTTGGTACCCTCCCAACAGCAGATAACCAACACATCCAACTTTGGTCGTTAGGTGCTGAGTATGAATTAGGTCAAGCGGTGCTTGCAAGTGAAGGACAGATCAGTGACTTCTCGTCCTCGATGTACGCGAGTTTGGGCTATAGACTAGATTTATTCACTCCATACGTCGTTTACGGGGCAGAGTTTGATTCACACGAACACCTAACAGGAAACAGCTACCTAATTGGTGTGGATTACGATGTGCTACCAAATGTCTCTATTAATGGTGAAGTGCAATATTTTGAAGCTCGCAAAGCAAACGGTGCGTTTGTCGAAGAGTTCTATCCACGAAGTGCCTTTGATGACAAAGATGCCGTCCTTTACACCATCATGTTGAGTTTCGTTTTCTAA
- a CDS encoding ABC transporter transmembrane domain-containing protein: MQTEQFSQKINMADKCYLTFSTIISTLFGLVLPFSILIIFDRVLPNQAQDTLFLLFAIILISIFLDYHLKNQEEKISSVIMRQFETNLTNKVFQSICLAEISKFRRLEPGEYLERISTIPELKTFFGGESVRALINLAVSVITILIIGLINIWAGITLLIASVILAIFAWSLSKQKIGSLQNKSDIEGLTTSKIIEIISSPLDIKARNMEYRVESLMTQMVEEREVENIKYEQIESNFSLILALIQQLSIACVVVVLATAVINMESSQGIMAAIIMLTNRYFAPYQQVMRTASRWELNKLHIQRIADLLELAASVEHQHETTEVERISVKYSEKQRIEFELGQAYLLTGKSGSGKTHLANCITRQNSDSKLDIMINDTPLDDVNYNVWRNSVLMVDKTSSFVEGTIIDNLTCFRPSLNNTAFALCETMNIKAQIDGLPAGFYTELKGHMRNPFSRQVGYALLLVRALLASKRVLIFDDIDCVFDEEFARMVLTSTAYRANDKILIIASNKMDKLNHRLKRVKLTGGDQ, from the coding sequence ATGCAAACTGAGCAGTTTTCGCAAAAGATCAACATGGCAGATAAGTGTTATCTGACTTTCTCAACGATAATATCGACCCTGTTTGGCTTGGTACTGCCTTTCTCTATTCTGATCATTTTTGACCGAGTGTTACCCAACCAAGCCCAAGATACTCTGTTCTTATTGTTCGCGATTATCTTGATTTCTATCTTCCTCGACTATCACTTAAAAAATCAGGAAGAGAAGATTTCCTCTGTCATCATGAGGCAGTTTGAGACCAACTTAACCAATAAGGTATTTCAATCCATCTGTTTGGCTGAGATCTCTAAATTCCGCCGTTTAGAACCGGGCGAATACCTAGAACGAATCTCAACCATTCCTGAACTTAAGACCTTCTTTGGTGGAGAATCGGTTCGAGCGCTTATCAACCTTGCCGTCAGTGTGATAACGATCCTCATCATCGGCCTCATCAACATATGGGCTGGCATTACCCTTCTGATTGCCTCTGTCATCTTGGCTATTTTTGCGTGGAGCCTTTCCAAACAAAAGATTGGTAGCTTACAGAATAAGTCAGACATCGAAGGGTTAACCACCTCCAAAATCATTGAGATCATCTCTAGCCCACTTGATATCAAAGCTCGAAACATGGAGTACCGAGTTGAAAGCCTGATGACACAAATGGTTGAAGAGCGCGAAGTGGAGAACATCAAATATGAGCAGATTGAATCGAACTTCAGCCTAATATTGGCGCTCATCCAACAGCTCTCCATTGCTTGTGTCGTTGTGGTATTGGCGACTGCAGTAATCAATATGGAATCGAGTCAAGGCATCATGGCCGCCATCATCATGCTAACCAACCGTTATTTTGCGCCTTACCAGCAAGTAATGCGCACCGCTAGCCGCTGGGAGTTAAACAAACTCCATATCCAACGTATCGCTGATCTCCTTGAATTAGCAGCCTCTGTCGAGCACCAACATGAAACAACAGAAGTAGAACGTATTTCGGTTAAGTATTCTGAAAAGCAGCGCATCGAGTTCGAACTCGGACAAGCCTATTTGCTGACAGGGAAAAGTGGTTCAGGTAAAACCCACCTCGCTAACTGTATTACGCGTCAGAACAGTGATAGCAAACTCGATATCATGATTAACGACACGCCTTTGGATGACGTCAATTACAACGTTTGGCGTAACAGTGTTCTGATGGTTGATAAGACCAGTTCGTTCGTAGAAGGGACGATTATCGATAACCTCACCTGTTTCCGCCCAAGCTTGAATAACACGGCGTTTGCACTGTGTGAAACCATGAACATCAAAGCTCAAATTGATGGACTCCCTGCCGGTTTTTATACAGAACTCAAAGGCCATATGCGTAACCCATTCTCACGCCAAGTTGGCTATGCCTTATTATTGGTTCGCGCTCTGCTCGCCAGTAAACGTGTATTGATATTTGATGATATCGACTGTGTGTTTGATGAGGAATTCGCGCGAATGGTTCTTACCAGCACGGCTTATCGTGCCAATGACAAAATCCTAATCATCGCCAGCAATAAAATGGACAAGCTTAACCATCGCCTCAAACGCGTAAAACTTACCGGAGGTGACCAATGA
- the ggt gene encoding gamma-glutamyltransferase, translating to MRIATLSLSLVSAVGFAAEPNPFPITPDETGEEFMVSATNPYVSSTGYSILKKGGNAVDAMVAMQMTMSVVEPDMTGIGGGTFALFYQKDKDQFLALDGRDEAPSTATPDMFMENGEALSRNEILGARSVAVPGTLRLLYSTHQQYGKLPWSELVQPAIELASKGYAMNSYTYDIVVREQERLIEDPEIEALYWNDDQIKPTGTLMKNPKLADTLNNIAQQGDKYLYGGEFGKHIVETVNSRIDADHAKLSIEDFEQYQVKQREVIESDYRGNKIVSFGYPASGGVMVAQSLEMLEAYDLADMSKTDVEPWRLMTEAMRIAKADRIAYAGDPDYIETPVAALLDKSYIDERRKLIPETGIAKTKPKAGKLSDTDYAQYQGFESQDTGHISIIDKDGNAIAMTSTVGTGMGSGVMVDGVILNAQMANFSTKPTINGKPTQNAIEAGKRPRSAITPLMVMDKKDDLRLVVGSPGSSQIPGYVLKTVVGVLDWDLPAQEAIDLPNIQYGTKIDRTKPYDPTGLLVEKKTYAEMLVPEFMQLGYPVHVIPVVSGLNAIEVKDGKIYGATDRRRASSSMGE from the coding sequence ATGCGAATAGCTACTTTATCTTTAAGTTTGGTTTCAGCGGTCGGTTTCGCGGCTGAGCCAAACCCTTTTCCAATTACGCCAGACGAAACTGGCGAAGAGTTTATGGTAAGTGCAACGAATCCATACGTAAGCAGCACTGGGTATTCGATACTCAAAAAAGGCGGTAATGCAGTCGATGCAATGGTGGCGATGCAGATGACAATGTCTGTGGTTGAACCGGATATGACTGGGATTGGCGGCGGCACTTTTGCGCTGTTTTACCAAAAAGACAAAGATCAATTCCTCGCACTTGATGGACGAGATGAAGCCCCTTCAACTGCTACTCCAGATATGTTCATGGAAAATGGAGAAGCGCTAAGTCGAAACGAGATTTTAGGGGCTCGTTCTGTAGCAGTTCCCGGCACACTTCGTTTGCTCTATAGCACTCATCAACAATACGGAAAACTGCCATGGTCTGAGCTTGTTCAACCCGCAATTGAACTGGCAAGCAAGGGCTACGCGATGAACAGCTACACCTACGACATCGTGGTTCGTGAACAAGAACGATTGATTGAAGATCCAGAAATCGAAGCCCTGTATTGGAATGACGACCAAATCAAACCGACCGGCACATTGATGAAGAACCCAAAGCTTGCCGACACTCTGAACAACATTGCTCAACAAGGCGATAAGTACCTTTATGGTGGCGAGTTCGGTAAGCACATCGTTGAAACGGTTAACAGCCGAATCGATGCCGACCATGCAAAACTTTCAATCGAAGATTTTGAACAGTACCAAGTGAAACAACGTGAAGTTATCGAAAGCGACTATCGTGGCAACAAGATTGTCTCGTTTGGTTATCCAGCCTCTGGTGGGGTAATGGTTGCTCAAAGCCTTGAAATGTTGGAAGCCTATGACTTAGCCGACATGTCTAAAACCGATGTTGAACCTTGGCGCTTGATGACCGAAGCCATGAGAATCGCCAAGGCCGATCGCATCGCTTATGCGGGCGATCCAGATTACATTGAAACGCCCGTAGCTGCCCTACTCGACAAGTCCTACATCGATGAGCGACGTAAGCTCATTCCAGAGACTGGTATTGCGAAAACAAAGCCGAAAGCAGGTAAGCTATCCGATACTGATTACGCTCAGTACCAAGGTTTTGAGAGCCAAGATACCGGGCACATATCCATTATCGACAAAGACGGTAATGCCATAGCTATGACCAGCACCGTCGGCACAGGGATGGGTTCAGGAGTAATGGTCGATGGTGTGATTCTTAATGCCCAAATGGCGAACTTCTCCACCAAACCCACCATAAACGGTAAACCGACTCAAAACGCCATCGAAGCAGGTAAGCGACCTCGTTCAGCTATCACACCGTTAATGGTTATGGATAAAAAAGACGACCTGCGTTTAGTTGTCGGCTCTCCTGGTAGCTCGCAAATTCCGGGGTACGTGTTAAAAACCGTAGTTGGCGTTTTAGATTGGGATCTGCCTGCGCAAGAAGCCATTGACCTTCCAAACATTCAATACGGCACCAAGATCGACCGCACCAAACCTTATGACCCAACGGGTTTGTTGGTCGAGAAGAAAACCTATGCTGAAATGCTAGTACCAGAGTTCATGCAGCTCGGTTATCCGGTGCATGTCATTCCAGTCGTCAGTGGCTTGAACGCGATTGAAGTCAAAGATGGCAAGATCTATGGCGCGACCGACAGACGCCGTGCATCAAGCTCTATGGGTGAATAA
- a CDS encoding response regulator translates to MAITVWNNLSVKHKLFGLVLLPISLLLFLAGRQAYILTTQLTDFERTNQLSVYLQDISVLYRSTLASSPEEFATQSNQVKAELKNLSPIIFLDASDEMNQLVADFSEATLSTMQATDTYDKLDALEWQSDLYKQLLLEVEKVPFENTKREIQQHLTALQQLEWLMFWSNEEFKLGSSLIEIFQSSQEYDPELAEQIETLSERQQLFLERFVSLNANEHQVSLMVEVFRNDVFAQSQEIRSALLDLNAISQLTPQEVSVGLEAMSARLNLLQSLGGVIKQEFQQEVEQAIYDAQIQRTLFISIVALLAAIVMGLTLSLARQVTNNLNLVLAFLKSENDDTRPSLDKLIQGKDELSLFAQQVERLTIERELAKERLTVAKEDAERAKEDAEEAKDHAIQASKAKSSFLANMSHEIRTPLNGVIGISEILSDTPLTPTQRDYVDTIETSSQLLLSLINDILDFSKIESGMLLISPHSASIRESIYDIASIVAPKAKEQKISINVDISPDTPARVMIDDHRLRQILMNFMSNAVKFTAEGGVTLSIQTLNKADNNATIRFAVRDTGIGIDSKQQKQIFEPFAQEDDSTTRQFGGTGLGLAISTQLVELMGGQIQLDSVKGEGSCFYFDLELPVDLILPKPSAAMADIYVLGNENMLSERIESDLNLYGLKVTDKTNDITAITEQLSTQKHTKPITVVFAEDDAFLANTHADNLAKLHQNGITICLIRSFLSEPADLGDSVTAQVAQPLLGLRLIKAIELCDTRGLAELSEASQPQVEIQHKILIVEDNKINQKIAGLHVGKSGFEFEFANNGQEAIDMFTANPHYAAILMDCMMPVMDGFDATSNIRRIEKETEATRRIPIIALTASVIDDDIQKCFDVGMDDYVPKPFKFEMLKEKVLTAVEAMPLPASYKAQPKTQPKTQPATVTPIINGAATKRTLPEEAEQNAIPSKSEKILLVEDNRVNQKVASVMLKKAGYAFEIADNGQIAVDMYQNDSSFDIILMDCMMPVMDGFTATKEIREHEKNQGLSKTPIIALTASVIDDDIQKCFDSGMDGYVAKPVRKEKLFHQIESATC, encoded by the coding sequence ATGGCAATTACGGTCTGGAATAACCTTTCAGTCAAACATAAACTCTTTGGCTTAGTTCTACTTCCCATTTCATTATTACTCTTCCTAGCAGGTAGACAGGCTTATATATTAACGACTCAGTTAACCGATTTTGAACGAACCAATCAGTTATCTGTGTATCTTCAAGATATTTCTGTCTTGTATAGAAGTACCTTGGCGTCTAGCCCTGAAGAGTTTGCGACTCAAAGCAATCAAGTAAAGGCAGAACTAAAAAACCTGTCTCCCATCATTTTTTTAGACGCATCTGATGAAATGAATCAACTTGTTGCCGATTTCAGCGAAGCGACCTTATCGACGATGCAAGCGACTGACACTTACGATAAATTGGATGCCCTCGAATGGCAGAGCGATTTATACAAGCAACTGCTACTTGAAGTAGAGAAGGTCCCTTTTGAAAACACTAAACGTGAAATTCAACAGCACCTCACTGCCCTTCAACAACTTGAGTGGTTGATGTTTTGGTCGAATGAAGAGTTCAAGCTTGGTAGTTCACTGATTGAGATATTCCAAAGCAGCCAAGAGTACGACCCAGAACTCGCAGAACAAATCGAAACCTTGAGTGAAAGACAACAATTGTTCTTAGAGCGCTTTGTTTCATTGAACGCCAACGAACATCAAGTGTCTTTGATGGTTGAAGTGTTTCGAAATGATGTGTTTGCTCAAAGCCAAGAGATAAGAAGCGCGCTACTCGACCTAAATGCAATCAGCCAACTGACGCCACAAGAAGTGTCTGTTGGCTTAGAAGCGATGAGCGCTCGACTCAACTTATTACAAAGCCTTGGCGGCGTAATCAAGCAAGAGTTTCAACAAGAAGTTGAGCAAGCCATCTATGACGCGCAAATACAGCGAACCCTGTTTATTTCAATCGTCGCTTTGTTGGCAGCGATTGTTATGGGTTTAACCCTTAGCTTGGCCAGACAAGTCACTAACAACCTAAATTTGGTGTTAGCCTTCTTAAAAAGCGAAAATGATGACACGCGCCCTTCTTTAGATAAATTAATCCAAGGTAAAGATGAACTCAGTCTGTTTGCTCAACAAGTTGAACGATTGACCATCGAACGAGAACTCGCGAAAGAGAGATTGACGGTAGCAAAAGAAGACGCCGAGCGAGCTAAAGAAGACGCTGAAGAAGCAAAAGATCACGCGATACAAGCCAGTAAGGCCAAAAGTAGCTTCTTGGCTAACATGTCACACGAGATTCGTACTCCATTGAATGGCGTTATCGGTATTTCTGAGATCTTGTCTGATACACCGCTGACACCAACACAACGCGATTATGTCGATACCATTGAGACTTCTTCTCAACTGCTATTAAGCCTTATTAACGACATTTTGGACTTCTCTAAGATCGAATCTGGCATGCTCTTGATCAGCCCTCATTCAGCATCAATTCGAGAATCGATTTACGACATAGCCTCTATTGTGGCACCAAAAGCCAAAGAACAAAAAATATCGATTAACGTAGATATCAGCCCAGACACACCGGCACGCGTGATGATAGACGATCACCGTTTAAGACAAATCTTGATGAACTTTATGTCGAATGCGGTGAAGTTTACTGCAGAAGGTGGCGTCACCTTATCAATCCAAACGCTCAACAAAGCAGATAACAATGCCACCATTCGATTTGCTGTACGAGACACGGGTATTGGTATCGATTCAAAGCAACAAAAACAGATATTTGAACCCTTCGCTCAAGAAGACGATTCAACCACACGTCAATTTGGTGGTACTGGTCTTGGTCTAGCCATCAGTACACAGTTGGTTGAACTGATGGGTGGTCAAATTCAACTCGACTCAGTTAAAGGTGAAGGGAGTTGTTTCTACTTCGACTTGGAATTGCCTGTTGACTTGATACTGCCAAAACCAAGTGCAGCAATGGCTGATATTTATGTGCTGGGTAACGAAAACATGCTCTCCGAGCGAATCGAGTCCGACCTTAACCTTTATGGTTTGAAGGTTACCGATAAAACGAACGATATAACGGCAATTACAGAGCAGCTCTCCACTCAAAAACACACTAAACCTATCACTGTCGTTTTCGCCGAAGATGACGCATTCCTAGCTAATACCCACGCAGATAACTTAGCTAAGCTGCACCAAAACGGCATCACAATCTGTTTGATACGTTCCTTCTTAAGTGAGCCAGCGGATCTTGGTGACAGCGTTACAGCACAAGTCGCACAGCCCCTACTCGGCTTGCGTTTAATTAAAGCTATTGAGCTTTGTGATACACGAGGTTTGGCGGAACTATCTGAGGCAAGCCAGCCACAAGTTGAGATCCAACACAAAATCCTTATCGTTGAAGACAACAAGATCAACCAAAAGATTGCGGGCCTTCATGTAGGAAAGAGTGGTTTTGAATTCGAGTTTGCGAATAACGGTCAAGAAGCTATCGACATGTTCACCGCTAATCCTCATTACGCGGCGATACTCATGGATTGCATGATGCCGGTTATGGATGGCTTTGATGCGACAAGCAACATCCGAAGAATTGAAAAAGAAACAGAAGCGACGCGACGCATCCCTATCATTGCATTGACCGCCAGTGTCATCGATGACGATATTCAGAAATGTTTCGACGTTGGTATGGATGACTATGTACCAAAGCCATTCAAGTTCGAGATGCTTAAAGAGAAAGTGCTCACCGCGGTCGAAGCTATGCCACTACCAGCTTCCTATAAAGCTCAACCTAAGACACAACCTAAGACACAACCTGCAACTGTCACTCCGATTATCAACGGGGCTGCGACAAAACGTACTTTGCCTGAAGAAGCGGAACAAAACGCAATTCCGAGCAAATCAGAAAAGATATTGCTTGTTGAAGATAATCGCGTGAACCAGAAAGTCGCTTCAGTGATGCTTAAAAAAGCCGGCTACGCCTTTGAAATAGCAGATAACGGACAAATTGCCGTTGATATGTACCAGAACGACAGTAGCTTCGACATTATTTTGATGGATTGCATGATGCCTGTTATGGACGGTTTCACCGCAACTAAGGAGATTCGAGAACACGAGAAAAACCAAGGCTTAAGCAAAACTCCTATTATCGCGTTAACCGCCAGTGTTATCGATGATGATATTCAAAAGTGCTTTGATTCCGGAATGGATGGGTACGTAGCGAAGCCCGTAAGAAAAGAAAAACTGTTCCACCAAATAGAAAGTGCGACTTGTTAG
- a CDS encoding ATP-binding cassette domain-containing protein, protein MSILVDFNNVPQRVLDFEASGYDERYGQSPLIRGLAYTLIALEWEGTPAILSDAFIPKPKDSDSFTATIERLGYRCDVTKLKTLENIDKHPHPCFIEIENLSAIFLGTKDGKLLLFDYTNNNTIEYPMCQKPCLLISISEYSRLFREPPPESQDRSNWIKYAFYRYNNELKSLIILSFVISILGALQPFFIMSVYNFALTSSSEATLYWLTLFAIIVGFSEYFFKKMRVNIIATSGKDLAVHISQAVISKLLWLPYAMTSTAGVSSQLARLKDIDTFRRLVTAESTLSYFDMPFVIVFIIAIALMSGTAALVVMGGLILMLVFCIYSRYIYSQATSKSSRANAMVSYQWNEILRGIKTIQGLPLLRVVQSRFSASHMQSTSDAENVAVTNSKIQAAGGSLIQVIGTASIVTAVIGVMEGTSDAGAMLATVILVWKALGPIMGIYNSISKFQSIKASSAQINNLMSMNDDKLTLEKSPPIRQFQGSIVGSGVSHRYAGAATGLTNLGFKVPPSAKVVICGPTGCGKTTLISIIAGLEDRYQGAVSVDGYNIKQFNSYRYRTSINYIPFNLHIFEGSLETNFILHNGLIPTDKMQEMISFFELDEWLPEGLATQLSVDKCKSLPNGIQQKLRLALGLGNCEQSLIIIDEPFNGAEQENAQYFNRLFSDKLLNKTVIFSTNDPGLIATSNMSLVLEPDGNLKYFGLTDKYLNSLS, encoded by the coding sequence ATGAGTATCCTAGTTGACTTCAACAATGTCCCGCAGCGAGTTTTGGACTTTGAAGCAAGTGGTTATGATGAACGTTACGGTCAGTCGCCGCTGATTCGCGGCTTAGCTTACACCTTGATAGCATTAGAATGGGAAGGTACGCCCGCAATCCTCAGTGACGCTTTTATTCCTAAACCAAAAGACAGCGACAGTTTTACGGCAACCATCGAGCGTCTTGGGTATCGCTGTGATGTGACTAAGCTAAAGACACTCGAGAATATCGATAAGCACCCTCACCCATGCTTTATTGAAATAGAGAATCTAAGTGCGATCTTCTTAGGTACTAAAGATGGAAAATTGCTGCTGTTTGATTACACGAACAACAACACTATTGAATATCCAATGTGTCAAAAGCCGTGCTTGCTGATTTCTATTAGCGAGTACTCTCGTCTGTTCCGCGAACCACCGCCGGAATCGCAAGACAGAAGTAATTGGATTAAATACGCTTTCTATCGCTATAACAACGAGCTAAAGAGCTTAATCATTCTGAGTTTCGTCATCAGTATTCTAGGTGCATTGCAGCCATTCTTTATTATGAGTGTTTATAACTTCGCACTCACTTCGAGTTCTGAGGCGACACTGTATTGGTTAACTCTGTTTGCCATCATTGTCGGCTTCTCTGAATACTTCTTTAAGAAAATGCGGGTCAACATCATTGCCACTTCCGGTAAAGATCTCGCCGTGCACATCTCGCAAGCCGTTATATCTAAGCTACTGTGGCTACCCTATGCGATGACATCCACTGCCGGTGTCTCTTCTCAGCTAGCACGTTTGAAAGATATCGATACCTTCCGACGCTTAGTGACTGCAGAATCAACCCTCAGCTATTTTGATATGCCGTTTGTGATTGTATTTATCATCGCCATAGCTCTGATGTCTGGTACAGCGGCATTGGTGGTAATGGGTGGTTTAATACTGATGCTAGTGTTCTGTATTTACTCGCGCTATATCTACTCGCAAGCCACATCCAAAAGTTCGCGCGCCAATGCGATGGTCTCGTATCAATGGAACGAAATCCTTCGTGGTATCAAGACCATTCAAGGCCTACCTTTACTTCGTGTCGTTCAATCTCGATTCAGTGCATCGCACATGCAAAGCACCAGCGATGCAGAGAACGTTGCCGTAACGAACAGTAAGATTCAGGCCGCTGGCGGCAGTTTGATTCAAGTGATTGGTACAGCAAGTATCGTGACCGCGGTAATCGGCGTGATGGAAGGCACTTCTGATGCAGGTGCCATGCTCGCGACCGTAATTTTGGTTTGGAAAGCGTTAGGCCCAATCATGGGTATCTATAACTCAATTTCCAAGTTCCAATCGATCAAGGCTTCATCAGCACAGATAAACAACCTGATGTCGATGAATGACGACAAATTGACCTTAGAAAAAAGCCCACCTATTCGCCAGTTCCAAGGCAGCATTGTGGGCAGCGGTGTCAGTCACCGATATGCAGGAGCGGCGACCGGCTTAACCAACCTTGGTTTCAAAGTGCCACCCAGTGCCAAAGTGGTCATTTGTGGCCCTACGGGCTGCGGCAAAACCACCTTAATCTCAATCATTGCTGGGTTAGAAGACCGCTATCAAGGCGCTGTATCTGTCGATGGTTACAACATTAAACAGTTCAATAGCTACCGTTATCGCACGTCGATTAACTACATTCCTTTCAATTTACATATTTTTGAAGGCTCACTTGAGACCAACTTCATTCTACACAACGGGCTGATTCCAACAGACAAGATGCAAGAGATGATCAGCTTCTTTGAATTAGATGAATGGCTTCCTGAAGGCTTGGCTACTCAGTTAAGCGTGGATAAATGCAAAAGTCTCCCGAATGGAATTCAACAAAAATTGCGTTTGGCACTTGGCCTAGGTAACTGTGAGCAATCTCTGATTATCATTGATGAACCGTTCAACGGTGCAGAGCAAGAAAACGCTCAATACTTTAATCGCCTGTTCTCCGATAAATTGTTGAATAAAACCGTGATTTTTTCGACTAATGACCCTGGTTTGATCGCAACATCAAACATGAGTTTAGTGTTAGAGCCGGATGGGAATTTGAAATATTTTGGCTTAACAGACAAATACTTAAACAGCTTAAGCTAA